A stretch of Blastocatellia bacterium DNA encodes these proteins:
- a CDS encoding serine/threonine protein kinase translates to MLRNGQVLDAKYRIEKLLGQGGMGAVYQAIHIGTERLVAVKVIAPQFMSNTEFVERFKLEAKAAGRLRHPNIVNVTDFGFTEIDSKRIAYLVMEYLNGSNLGDMLQRKGKLRVQFVVEIVEQICVGLFEAHKQGIIHRDLKPDNIWLEPDGRGGYNVKLLDFGLAKLKNNVDETNKVLTGMLKTKLPTSEVESLLKTGNLDNIKIAIQSVKNIDTEAVTQIASVETQKVVQQATHFTNNATNEWETKVGTIMGTPLYMSPEQCAGTKLEIQSDIYSLGVIVYQMLSGKLPFTGDMYQLIYKHSVELPPPLKSSKIPKAVSKIVMAALAKKAEDRPVSALAFATALRTSADGDIPIMQEALELYQKHYETFLKIGVLINLPFFLIAWLIEVFLSQQSIKLGFLVEQGLIGLVIILANISYIALVAQTIGQENLIKTNFSTILLSLMTLPRKLFLIILGKLYSIFLIIFDSFKLIKPGLKSYIGYTLLVF, encoded by the coding sequence ATGCTAAGAAATGGACAAGTATTAGATGCTAAATATAGGATTGAAAAGCTACTGGGCCAGGGTGGAATGGGAGCGGTTTACCAAGCTATTCATATAGGCACAGAACGTTTAGTAGCAGTAAAAGTAATTGCCCCTCAATTTATGTCTAATACTGAGTTTGTAGAACGATTTAAGCTTGAAGCTAAAGCTGCTGGACGGCTTCGTCATCCTAATATTGTTAATGTTACTGATTTTGGTTTTACAGAAATAGACTCAAAACGAATTGCTTATCTAGTAATGGAATATCTTAATGGCTCTAACCTTGGAGATATGTTGCAAAGAAAAGGGAAATTAAGAGTTCAATTTGTTGTTGAAATAGTAGAACAAATCTGCGTCGGACTTTTTGAAGCACATAAACAAGGTATTATTCATCGAGACTTAAAACCAGATAATATTTGGTTAGAACCTGATGGACGGGGAGGTTATAACGTAAAATTACTAGATTTTGGTCTAGCTAAATTAAAGAATAATGTTGATGAGACCAACAAAGTTTTAACAGGAATGTTAAAAACTAAACTACCTACTTCTGAAGTAGAAAGTTTACTTAAAACAGGCAACTTGGATAATATTAAAATTGCAATTCAAAGTGTAAAAAATATTGATACTGAAGCAGTAACACAAATTGCTTCAGTTGAAACACAAAAAGTAGTTCAGCAAGCTACTCATTTTACTAATAATGCTACTAATGAATGGGAAACAAAGGTAGGGACAATAATGGGAACACCTCTTTATATGTCTCCTGAACAGTGTGCTGGAACAAAATTAGAGATTCAATCAGATATTTATAGTTTAGGTGTAATAGTTTACCAAATGCTAAGTGGTAAACTTCCCTTTACTGGCGATATGTATCAGCTTATTTATAAACATAGTGTTGAACTTCCACCGCCATTAAAGTCTAGCAAAATACCAAAAGCCGTTTCTAAAATTGTAATGGCAGCTTTGGCAAAAAAAGCAGAAGATAGACCTGTTTCTGCCCTTGCCTTTGCTACGGCACTTCGTACTAGTGCTGATGGTGATATTCCTATTATGCAAGAAGCTTTAGAACTATATCAAAAACACTATGAAACCTTCTTAAAAATAGGAGTTCTAATAAATTTACCATTTTTTCTTATAGCCTGGTTAATTGAAGTATTTCTCTCTCAACAAAGCATTAAATTAGGTTTTTTAGTTGAACAAGGCTTGATTGGTTTAGTAATAATACTTGCCAATATTTCTTATATTGCTTTAGTTGCTCAAACTATTGGACAAGAAAACTTAATAAAAACTAATTTTTCAACAATTTTACTGTCGCTAATGACATTACCTAGAAAGTTATTTTTAATAATACTAGGTAAGCTCTATAGTATATTTTTAATTATATTTGATAGCTTTAAGCTAATTAAACCAGGTCTAAAAAGTTATATTGGTTATACTTTATTAGTTTTTTAA
- a CDS encoding formylglycine-generating enzyme family protein, which yields MVAAFPFLILSVIYPPIAIAFSLIYRRSCYIGGEETIAILEQNLSEKLTITNLSPFRRMASLFIIILIIVTSWFFSKDSILINAAITGNASTIKALSTLGLNIEDVKDEQGHNLYFLAMVNNHLEASKEIVENGFSRLPATPESQIINSKVAGMVLIGSGWLTRPKIEDLELDKNDQQVYEVFVDSFYLDQTEVTNSQFEEFVKDANYITDAELEGDDYNWRVFATEDRKDHPVTSVSWRDAESYAKWAGKRLPTEAEWEYAARGGIFYKKYPWGSAMPSLEKNSNFGLSRAIIDLENVPTVKVKSYVPNGYGLYDMSGNVWEWCSDWYDKDYYNYSPKTNPTGPAKGKLKVLRGILVYWS from the coding sequence ATGGTTGCAGCTTTCCCATTTTTAATTTTAAGTGTAATTTATCCACCTATTGCTATAGCTTTTTCTTTAATTTATAGAAGGTCTTGTTATATTGGAGGAGAAGAAACTATTGCAATACTAGAGCAAAATCTATCAGAAAAATTAACTATAACTAATCTATCTCCTTTTAGACGGATGGCTAGTTTATTTATAATAATACTAATAATAGTTACTAGTTGGTTTTTCTCAAAGGATAGTATCCTAATTAATGCAGCTATAACAGGAAATGCTAGTACTATTAAAGCCTTATCTACCTTGGGCTTAAATATAGAAGATGTTAAAGATGAACAAGGTCACAATTTATATTTTCTTGCAATGGTTAATAATCACTTAGAAGCAAGTAAAGAAATAGTAGAAAATGGTTTTTCTCGTTTGCCTGCAACACCTGAAAGCCAAATAATTAATAGTAAAGTTGCTGGCATGGTGCTAATTGGTAGTGGATGGTTAACTCGCCCTAAAATAGAGGATCTAGAATTGGATAAAAATGATCAACAAGTTTATGAAGTATTTGTAGATTCTTTTTATTTAGATCAAACAGAGGTGACTAATAGTCAATTTGAGGAATTTGTTAAAGATGCAAACTATATAACGGATGCCGAACTAGAAGGAGATGATTATAATTGGCGAGTTTTTGCTACTGAAGATCGAAAAGATCATCCTGTTACTAGTGTTAGTTGGCGAGATGCTGAAAGCTATGCAAAATGGGCAGGAAAACGCCTTCCTACAGAAGCAGAATGGGAATATGCTGCACGAGGAGGAATATTTTATAAAAAATATCCTTGGGGTAGTGCAATGCCTTCACTAGAAAAAAATTCTAATTTTGGTCTAAGTCGAGCAATAATTGATTTAGAAAACGTTCCAACCGTAAAAGTAAAAAGTTATGTTCCAAATGGATATGGCCTTTATGATATGTCGGGCAATGTTTGGGAATGGTGTTCGGATTGGTATGACAAAGATTATTATAACTATAGCCCAAAAACTAACCCTACAGGCCCGGCAAAAGGTAAATTAAAAGTTTTGCGGGGGATCCTGGTATACTGGAGCTGA